From bacterium:
CGTCTCGGCAGCCATATTGCCCGTGGCCAGTTCATCATGACGCTTACCGGAATCCAGGAGCTGCTTTCGGATGATCCAGGGGGTGGATCCGACAAAGAGCGCAGCCGTGCAGTATCCGTATTGCTCATGAATATGCGTCAGCAGCACGCGGGAGCCGTCGGGAGACTCCCAGATCAGCTCATTCTTATATTCATCGCCCGATATACCGCGCCACAAAATGGCGTTGTCTATCCCCCACTGATTCAGGATTTGCGGTATCTGGCTGAAATGGCCGAATGTATCCGGCAGATAGCCTGCATTACTCGGTTTGCCGAACCTTTCTGCGATTCTGCGGCCAAATTCAAGGTTACGGACGGTGGACTCGCCAGTAACAAGAAACTCATCGGGCAGGATATACCATGGCCCCACTACCAGCTTGCCCTCGCCTATCCTTTTGCGGATCTCCGCCTCACGCTCCGGTTTTATCTCGAGGTAATCCTCGAGCACGACGCTCTGGCCGTCAAGATTGAAGCATTTATAGTTGGGATCAGTGTCGAATATATCGAGCAGCTTGTCCATAAGGCGCACCAGACGCATCCTGAACTGCTGAAACTCTCCATACCATTCGCGGTCCCAATGGGTCTCCGAACACAAATAATATTTATCGGGCACGATCAAACTCCTTAATTCACAGTCTTTCATGCGCACATTGTGCGCACATATTACCGTTCTTGCGGTCGGGCGCGAGTTCCTTCTGAGGAGTTGAAATTAGTAGAGTGGAGTTGTGGGCACGGATGCCCACAAAAACAGGCCGGAGCAGGAGTATCCCCGATCATAAAAATATGAGTCAACCATAATGTATTTGTCATACAAGCAAGAACTTGTCAATAGGCATTTCGAAAGATGTGACCTCCGCCGGCAGTTATTTGTGGTCTAGCTTAACGGTTCCCAAGCCAGTGAGTGGCAGCACATTGCCTGTCGCTCCATTCTGCTGCCGTATTGTGCACCCGAAACGCACCAAACCACTTGCGCGAATGTCTACGACCAAGTCCACATTCGACAAATCGTTCTTTGCTCCTAACTTATACAGTTCTGCCAGTTCATCACTCGGCCATTCACCAGTGGGATTTATCATAACCTGCCGGTATATCTTGAAATAGTTATCAAGTGCCCCTCGTTGTTTTGCGGTCAATGAAGTGCAAGGCAAAGTCACACTTTTGCTGGCTTTTAGACTATTTATCTGATCACTGCTCAATGTCCCAAAAAATTCCCAGGCAGGCACCAGAATAGCATGGAAACGGGCTTCATCTGAATCCTGGGACACGCCTTGTGGTAATGATCCCGATAAAACTTTCGACGCATTACAAAACTCAGGCGATGGGTTTTTGGGCGCCCATTCAGGCAAATTGGCCCTGGACCTATTAACGCAGCCACCTATCAGAAGCGTCATGACTACTATCGCAGATACTGCAATCCAGTGTTTCTTGTTCATTTGTTTTCTCCTTGTAATGTATCGTTGTTGTGTTGCACACTGCCGGAACAAGACTTTGCCGTCGGCTCTTTGGATTTCTTCCAACTGGGAGCGACAACCTGTGAGGTAATAATAGTCTGTCCATCAGCCGAGGTTATTTTGAACGTGTATATGTGCTGATCCAGAGTCTGTGAAGAGCTGACTGCCACCACAAACTCATTATCGTCTTGCAGCAACGTCGAAGGATATCCTGAAAGCAATGCAGTTACGGCTGTCTGTTTGCTTGGGTCAAGATTGGATAAGGCAAGCCCTTTTGGGGAAGACAGTGCCCTTCGTTCTGAAGCACTCAAAGCCGCATAAAACCTGAGCAGTGATCTGTTGTCTGTGACCGTATCCGTCAGTGTGGTATCTCCAAGCACGCTGTCATCACTAATATTTTCAGAAAGTTGGTCGGGTTCCAACATTGCCAACTGCGCAAGATAACTAATGTTCAGATATCCATCTTTCATTAACGCTTCCCGCCAACAATCCACCCAGGCGTCCGGGATTTGAACCCGTCTTTTTCTAACCCAGTCTCTGTCTTGAAACTCGAGTGTTGAGCCTTTCTTAGTCCAGTTATAGTTATATGTGTTTTGAATCATATTCAAGACACTCGTAAGCTCGATCTCATCGGAAACAATGCTGATCTTCTTTGAATTGCTTACGAAGCTGTCTGATACAACTGCAAATCCGGTCGCCTCAGAAACGGCATCTTGGACATCGGCAAGTGTTCCATTTGTGACACTCAACTTGATCTTGGGATCAGGTGTAAGGCCATCCGTATGGTCCACCTTCGGTTCCAAAGTCTCGATTGCTTTATCATCCACCTCCGTTGCTTTTTCGATTGCCTGTTCTTCCTCAGAAGTGACAGGCCGCTCCTCCTCAAGCGCCTGGGTCCCTATTTCCGCAGCCACCTGCCCAGTGCGGCTGTTGGGATCCGTAATAGGCAGACCGCATATGCCATTCGATTCATCGTCGGTAAACGACAAAACGCCCAGCACATATGACGGACACATGCGAATCGAGTTTCTATTGACATGAATATACACGTTATCAACATCGTTTACGCGTTCAACAAGCTCAGATAAGTTCTGTCCATCATATGCGGTTGCCAACAAGTTCAAGAGAAACTGGCGCATGGCTTCTTTGGTGGATGCTGAGAGCTGCGAAGCATTTACCACAGCTACATCACCTGTTGCAAAGGCGTTTGCAGCAGCCGAAGACTCACTCACAAACTTTTTAAAGAAGTTGGAAAAGCCCATCTCCGAATAGAGATACCTGGCCGGATCCGCTTCCTTCAGTTTTGCCAAGTCCTCTTCGCTCAGTTCCGCATCCTGCGCACTCTCGTCAAGCACTTTCTGGCGTGACTCATTACGTTTAGTCTCTTCGCGTTCGCATCTGAGACTGCTGTCAAGAATGGCCTTTCTATCCATATACAGAAGATAAGTCCATGTTCCTTTATCTTCAGTACGCTTCCATTTGAAGTTCATAACGCGGGCAATGGAGTTCATCAGGTCGACAAGAGGAGTATCTTTTGCAAGGATGACCATTTTACGATCGCGCACTTGCCAGTCGTTTTTGTTTATGCCTGCTTGGAATTTAATTCCTGATAGAACGCTCAAATCAGACAATATGGAACTGACGCTTTTCTGCTCGGCTTGATAAGCTGCCTTTTGCTCAAGTTTCGTGGCAATGTCCGACGAATCGGCTGCCGTTTGCACGCCTGTGACATTTGGGTCAACATTGACCCTCCCGACTGCCCATAGACAATTGGCCGGAGCCAATACGATTGCGATCATCAAGCACAAAAACGATATCGTCCGCATCATAGATCGTCTACTCCTTAGTTTCATTGTCCGGTCTACCGCATTCACGCTCATATTGCCACTGGAAAGACCTCCATAGATTAAGACGCTGCTTATCCATATTTTTTTGTGAGAAACGAAATTTACCGACTGCTGGAGCTTTGGCTGCGGTTGTTCGTGTTGCAATCCCAATACATTGGTGGCTATCAGCGCAATTCCTACAAATAATAGTAGTACAAAAAAAGAGATGCCCATATGGACATCCCTTTATTATTTAAACTATTAGATAAATCTACCCGGCTTCAGGATATACGCTTACTTTCCTTCTGCCGTTGCCTGTCTCGAACTTGACGAACCCATCGATCAGAGAGTATAGCGTATCGTCCTTGCCCTTGCCGACATTGATGCCGGGATGCAGCGGAGTGCCCCGCTGGCGGACAAGTATGCTTCCTGCAGTCACTTTCTCGCCGGCGAATTCTTTGACACCAAGCCGTTTCGGGTTGGAGTCTCTGCCGTTTCTGGTACTACCCATACCTTTTTTATGAGCCATGATAAAACCTCTGTTATGAGTTGTGAGTTATGAGTTACTGTGTCTGAAACACCTAACTCATAACATAACACTTAACCCTTGATATCTGTAATCGCCAGACTAGTAAGGCACTGCCTGTGGCCGTAACGTCTGTGCGAATCTTTCTTTGGCTTGTAGGTGAAGCCGTTGACCTTGCGGCCTTTATAGTGCTTCATCACTTTGCCCACGACCTTCGCCCCAGCTACATACGGGGTACCGATGTTGACTCCCTTATCATCAGAGACAAGCATCACTTCATTTATGACTATCTCATCGCCCTCATTCGCGGCAAGTCTGTTGACGGCGATCACATCGTTTTGTGCTACTGCGTATTGCTTGCCACCAGCTTTGATTATGGCGTACACTTCGAACCCCCATTACTAAATAAACTATTCACCAGCATCCCCCAGATGTTGCGCACCTGGAGGGATGAGTATACTCCATGATTGACTAACCACCTATATTATCACGAGCGCGCGGGCTTGTCAATAGACTTTTCGGAAGTCGCAACTTCTCCAAATGCATACGACCGGTGAATATCGGTAAGTTTCGCCTTCACACGGCGACCTACATATTTGCCGCCGTTCTCAAGCTCCACAAGATATCCGTCCAGCCATGCGCTCGCCTTGGGAAGCATCGAGAACGGATTGCGTACAACCTGGCACTCGATGGTCTCCCCCTTGCGCCAAGGTGTCATCTGAGCGTCCATCTCCTGCAAATTGCCCGGAACGATCTCGTATTTTTCGATATGGAGAGTCTCGCTTGCACGTACATATATCGCACGTTTGAGGCGGCGCTCGATCTCGTCGATCACTTCGCCGCCGCTGCCGATCAGATACATCACCACATCCGGGTTTGCTGTGACCATAAACGCTTCTTCATCCATATCTGCAACCAGATGCCGCAGGTCGCGCTCGATCCGCAGGCTCACCGTGTCCGCACTCTCAACCCGTCCCCTACCCTGACAATACGGGCATGGTTCCGTCACAATCTCGTTGAGAGTCTCGCCGGTGCGCTTTCGGGTCATCTCGATAAGACCCAACGGGCTGATATGACATATCTTGGTCCGCGTACGGTCCTTGCGCAGTTCGCGTTCCATGGCCGCTACGACCTTTTGCCTGTCCTTTACATTGACCATGTCTATAAAGTCGAGCACTACGATACCGCCGATATCACGCAACCTAAGCTGCCTTGTGATCTCATTGACGGCATCAAGATTAGTCTTCAAAATTGTGTCCGACAGGCTGGTGGAACCGATAAACTTGCCGGTGTTGACATCGATCGCAGTCAAGGCCTCTGTCGGGTCAATGGTCAGGTGACCACCCGATTTGAGCCAAACTTTGCGCCGCAGCGAACTCTCTATCTCAGATTCGATTC
This genomic window contains:
- the rpmA gene encoding 50S ribosomal protein L27 — its product is MAHKKGMGSTRNGRDSNPKRLGVKEFAGEKVTAGSILVRQRGTPLHPGINVGKGKDDTLYSLIDGFVKFETGNGRRKVSVYPEAG
- the rplU gene encoding 50S ribosomal protein L21 — its product is MYAIIKAGGKQYAVAQNDVIAVNRLAANEGDEIVINEVMLVSDDKGVNIGTPYVAGAKVVGKVMKHYKGRKVNGFTYKPKKDSHRRYGHRQCLTSLAITDIKG
- a CDS encoding Rne/Rng family ribonuclease, which produces MSKEIIVNVDTRETRVALVESGKLVELHVEREERVVGSIYKAKVANVLVGMDAAFVDIGLERNAFLYVADVLPEMDDEYPSARKESGKHHLKIRDVVKTGQDVLVQVVKGPRGTKGARVSTRISLPGRYLVLMPEADNIGISRKIESETERDRLKKIAEGIRPLGYGMIVRTEAEGRGENELRGDLEFLMRMWNQIQEKSTKVAAPGLVHQDLSLIYKMIRDVFGSDVSKMIIDSPVDYEKAVELIELSSPKMRSRLFLYDEPEPIFEHFGIESEIESSLRRKVWLKSGGHLTIDPTEALTAIDVNTGKFIGSTSLSDTILKTNLDAVNEITRQLRLRDIGGIVVLDFIDMVNVKDRQKVVAAMERELRKDRTRTKICHISPLGLIEMTRKRTGETLNEIVTEPCPYCQGRGRVESADTVSLRIERDLRHLVADMDEEAFMVTANPDVVMYLIGSGGEVIDEIERRLKRAIYVRASETLHIEKYEIVPGNLQEMDAQMTPWRKGETIECQVVRNPFSMLPKASAWLDGYLVELENGGKYVGRRVKAKLTDIHRSYAFGEVATSEKSIDKPARS